The genomic window ACCCATGCGAGTTTCCCATTGATGCGCAAACTTGTTTCATCGACATGCAGGATGTTGGATTCAAGTAAGGCGTCTTCGATGATGTCCATATTTGATTCCAGCGCTTCGCGTCCTCGTTTCACCATATTGGCAAGGGTTCCTGTACTAATCGAGTGTTGATATAACGCTTCGATTGTATCACTTAAACGCTTGTACGGGATCAATTGGATATGATGTAAATAAACAACGAGCGCTGTGAGCCGTGGACCGTATTAAAACGGTGCCAGGCACTGTTCGTAAATGCGAGCGTCTCATGCTTGGACATTTTTCTTCAAAAAACGGCGACCTTTATCAACGAACAGAACTGACGGCCAAACAAGCGCTATTCCTTGCGGCTCTAGGGCTGGAACCCCCTCCAAAGATTCTAGGCATCCACCCTCGCGCCTAGATACACGCCCGAAGTGTGCCCAAATGCCTCCGATCCCTTTTGTATCAAGGGGCGAGAGGCATTTTGTTTGCCTAGTGACTGTCGAACTCGGGTATACCATTAGAATTGAAAAATACCCCAAGTGTTTTTCATCACTTGGGGCATGGATTGAAGTTACGTTAGCAAATTCGTTCCTTATTTCTTATATTTTTATATTATATTATTTGCTTTTAACCATTCTTCAAATAGCTTACTTCCGACTTCATAAGATAAATCATCTGCATCAACAGTAAAAATCTTGTAACCATATTTTTCATGGAAATCATACTTATCTAATATTTTTTTAACTAATGTAGTATTTTGTTCATTATCTAAAAAAACTACCCATTTATTTTCATTCTGAATTTTATATGCGACTGCTTCTAAATCAACATTGTTCTCATAATATCCTAAATGAAGATGCTGATTTGGATCAAATTTCACGTTTATTCACTCCCTATAATTGATTTGATTACCATATGAAGTGATGTTTTTTCATATTAGGAGCTACATGATAATGTAGATAAGGTCCTTTTCCGTCAATATAATGATAATCTAATCTAAAACCCGTGGTGCTAGATAAACTCAAACAAGCATAAAAATAGCCCTTGCATGAGGATCTCCTTAAAATGAAAGTGCAACCAAACATTGAAAAGGAGAATCCCTATGCAAGAGCACTTTCATTTTACTACAGATCGGGCCAAGATTCAAAAGCAATATGCTGCCATTTTCTCAAACGGTGCCAGGCACTGTTCGTAAATTCACATTTAAACTGTGACAAGCTGACGACATGTCAGCTTTTTTATTCGACAGATGGCGCGTATCGCCTTACATGTTTCCGCGGCATTTCGGCGTATAAAATGCCAAAAGATGTACCCTTTGATTGACAATACTTCTCCTAAAAACAAATAGCCAAACAGCACCGCAAATACAGGTTCGAGGGAGAAAATCAGTCCAGCGTGGGTAGCGGTCGTATATTTTTGGGCGACCGTTTGTACGACAAGCCTGATGGCGCTGCACAAAATGCCTAAAGCGACAATTGCCACCCATGCGCTCGATGTCGGAACCGTTGGCGATTCGAGCCAAAGCGAAACGAACAAGCTGATGATCCCGCAAGCACTGAGCTGCAAAATGCCGAGCGCAATCGAATCGGAATGTTTTGTCAATTGACCGGTCACGACAATATGCGCCGCATAGGAAACAGCCGCGAGCATGCATAATAGATCGCCTTGTTTCATTGGGATAGAAGGAGAACATTATCGGACGATTGGCATTGCGGCAACATCGTTTTTTCATCTTTCCCCAGCGGCGAAAATGTTTATTCGTTGCCTCTTCCAATGGCTGACTGAACAAGCATTGCTTGATTTTCCAGCCGAAAGATACTTTCGTTAAAAGATAGCAAACAACGTCT from Anoxybacillus gonensis includes these protein-coding regions:
- a CDS encoding DMT family transporter, yielding MLAAVSYAAHIVVTGQLTKHSDSIALGILQLSACGIISLFVSLWLESPTVPTSSAWVAIVALGILCSAIRLVVQTVAQKYTTATHAGLIFSLEPVFAVLFGYLFLGEVLSIKGYIFWHFIRRNAAETCKAIRAICRIKKLTCRQLVTV
- a CDS encoding DUF3986 family protein; the protein is MKFDPNQHLHLGYYENNVDLEAVAYKIQNENKWVVFLDNEQNTTLVKKILDKYDFHEKYGYKIFTVDADDLSYEVGSKLFEEWLKANNII